The Sphingomicrobium aestuariivivum DNA window TGGTCGCCCGCCAGCGTCAGCGGCACCAGCGCAGGACGCGGCTCGACGATCTTGAGGCCCCACGACCGCGCGAGGTCATAGGCGAAACTGGTGGCACCGAGCTTGGGGATCGACAACCCGCCGGTCGCGAGGATGAGCGAGGACGCCCTTACCTTACGGGCGCCGATGGTGGCGATGAAGCCATCACCGTCACGCGCCACGTCGGCTGCCTGCCCGAAGGCGAAGTCGACGCCCGCGGCGGCGCATTCGTCCATCAGCATGGCGACGATCTGCTTGGCGGAGCCGTCGCAGAACAGCTGGCCGAGCGTCTTTTCGTGCCAGGCGATGCCGTGCTTCTCGACCAGCGCAATGAAGTCGGCGGGGCGGTAGCGCCGGAGCGCCGACTTGGCGAAATGCGGGTTCTGGCTGAGATAATTGCCGTCGGTCGCGCCGAGGTTGGTGAAATTGCACCGTCCCCCGCCCGAGATCAGGATCTTCCTGCCGGGTGCGTCATTATGATCGACGACCAGTACACGGCGCCCGCGCTGGCCCGCGACCATCGCCGCCATCAGCCCCGCGGCACCCGCTCCCATGACAATGACGTCGACCTGTTCCATGGGGCCGCGCCTAGATCAGCCGTGGCGGCGCTGCAACTCGTCGGTGACGTCGGATAGCGCGAGCCCCTGGTCCTTCAGGAGCACGAGAAGGTGGTAGAGGAGGTCGGCGGCCTCGTTTGTCAGCTCGTCGCGGTCGCCCACCGTGGCGGCGAGCGCGGCCTCCACCCCTTCCTCGCCGACCTTCTGGGCGACGCGCTTGGTGCCCTTGGAAAGGAGGC harbors:
- a CDS encoding NAD(P)/FAD-dependent oxidoreductase, with the translated sequence MEQVDVIVMGAGAAGLMAAMVAGQRGRRVLVVDHNDAPGRKILISGGGRCNFTNLGATDGNYLSQNPHFAKSALRRYRPADFIALVEKHGIAWHEKTLGQLFCDGSAKQIVAMLMDECAAAGVDFAFGQAADVARDGDGFIATIGARKVRASSLILATGGLSIPKLGATSFAYDLARSWGLKIVEPRPALVPLTLAGDQLLFRELAGVAAPVTARAKSGPAFAEAALFTHRGLSGPAILQASSYWRNGEPVRIDFLPDHANGWLRQAKRDTPNRQLGTLLAERLPERLAGTLAEKLDLAGPLQGQSDKALAQAEERLSGWEFFPSGSEGFAKAEVTVGGISTAELSSKTMEAKKVSGLYPIGEAVDVTGWLGGYNFQWAWASGVAAGQAA